In Nitrospira sp., the genomic window TCCCCCAATGAGCCAGGGGCGACTCAACTTATCTGCGATTGGTGTCTAGGCGGAGAGCATAGGGGATGTGGCGAACCTCGTCGAAAAGACCAGTCGTGATCCGATACCAGTGGCGGTGGGTGGATAGATGGAGGTATCCGTTGATGTCCGAAAATGTTGAGAGTCAGCGGACATCAGGATGACGGCCATAGTGACTATAGGTTGGCACACAAGAAGAATGATGTTTTTTTCGACGGCTGCGCAAACACAAACAGGATCCTGTAATTAAAGGAGGTCTGAACATGACAACTCGTCATAACCAGTTTTTGTACATTCAAACGAACGACATCCGTGAGGGGCAAAATGCGGTGTTGGGTTATAACCGAAAAGACGATGGCACGCTGGAACCATTGCCCGGAAATCCGTTCTATACAGGGGGCACAGGCATCAACAATGACACGCACGGCAAACTCGGTCCACACGACAATGACACGCCGCTCATCATCAGCCCAGATGGGAAACGTCTCTTTACCGTCAACACACATAGCAATACCGTGGCGGTCTTCGACATCCAGCCGGATGGGTCCTTGCGGCATGTGAAAGGGTCGCCGTTTTCGTCGCACGGTGTCGCGCCGAACAGTCTCTCGTTGAGCGGGACGACCCTGCTCCTTTCAAATAGAAATGAAGATTACCATCAGATCGAGGCGTTACGTGGAGCCGCGAAGGCCAGCTACGTCTCATTCGCCATCGAACACAACGGCGCGTTGCGGTTTGTCTCAAAAATCGACGTGGAAAACTCGCAAAAACCCACACAGGTGTATAGTCCGCCTGCCTGGCCGGAATTTGCGTTTGGCAATGATTTCCAGGTCGATGTGGATTTTGACGGCGAGGGTACGCGGTCATTCCTAGCCGGCACCAAACCGAGTGTACAAGGGCAGCTTCACGCCTTCCAGGTTGCAAGAGACGGACGGTTAACCGAGCACCGCCTTGTGCAGTTGCCTGAGACCAATGCTGGGTACAAGTACAAGGGGATGGACGGCGTGCCATCAATGCCACTTGGCATCTGGGCACATCCAGTCGAACCTCTACTGTACGTCGGTTTCGTTACCCGCAATGAGCTCGGCGTATTCTCCTTCGATCGAGACCGCGAGATGACATTTATGGGTTCGGTCGCAAATAGTGGTCAAGATATCTGCTGGCTGCTCACCAACAAGAAGGGAACTCGGCTCTATACGGTGAACAATCTTCCACGGTCTGATAAGGATGATAAAGCCGCCACAGTGAGCACCTATGACATCTCCGGCGCGCGTGCGGTGAAACCAGTTGAAATCAGCCGACTCCAGCTTCCCCACCCTGGAGAGTGGTTTATCAACAATCGCATGTTCAGTCAGCCTGGGAGTACCGCATTCCAATGTGCGCTAAATCCAGAGGAGACGTTTCTCTATGTGATCTGTCAGCGGATCAACCAAACAGATGAGAACAAAAGCGAAGAGGGTAATATCCTGCACAGCCTGCGGCTCAATGGTGAGGGAATCCCATCAGTCGCGCACGCACGCCATCTCGGCCAGGACGGGGTGCACTTTCGATCCCGGCCGCAGGGCATTGCCACAGTCAATCGATAGGATAGAGGTCATTGGGGCAGATCACACCGGGATTCACGCTCCAGGTATTTGCAATGAACCTGGTCGCAAGAATAGCGGGACTATCTACATGTTCTGAGACACGATGGTCAGTGAGTTTCATTCCTAATGTGCTCCTGATCTTTAGATCAGGATAGTGGACATGACCATTAGCGCCTCGAATGTCTTTGCAATGGTAAGCCGACACTCTCACGCACTTTGAAGGACTCGTGTGTAGAATTGTGTCACGGTAGAGAGAAAAGGCACGCGCGATAGGATGCGCTATGTTGTTCTGGCGTACAGAGGTGGGTAGTGTGCTGGACGCGATCCCAAGCTGGCGCTATTTCGCATGGCAACACCTCCGACGATCTTTGCCAACGCATCGAGCGTCCGAACACAGATATAGGCCCGTGAGTAGGAAATGACGTTCTGAGCACGGAATGTGTTCAGAATAGGAGTCACGTTTGATCGGGCCGCCAGGACGAGCTCGGAGAGCTCTTGATGCGTCAGCCGGATATCGAGAACGTACCCAGGATGGTGGGGGCACGGCTTCCCTCCAAAACATATCAAGTCCAACAGCACCGTCGCAATGCGCCTCTCTAGCGGCATGACAAACTGCCACTGCAGTCGACGATCAAGAAACCGAAACTGAAGACCGTAAATTTCCAGCAGTAGCTGGCGCAAAGCCTCATCCTGTTGCACAGCTGCCTCTAAAGCGTGACGTTTCAGTTCGAGCACGTAGGTTTCTCCGCTCGCAACAGCAACTCCGTTTTGTTCGGACGTGGCAGGACAGAATGGAAGGTCTCCAAAGATCGAAGCCTTTCCCAGCAATGCCCGAGTAGTCAGGCGACCATCTGCTTGCGTCGCTCCTAGACGCACATACCCATGCTCGACGACATACACTTTCTCCGGCTCAAATGAGCCATAGACCAAGGCTTTGTCTTTGAACACACTCCGCCGAGCAGTTTTGAGATGTGCCGCAACCAGCAGAAAATCCGTTGCGAGTGATGCTGGAATCTTCATGTGAAGCGCGTTCGCTCTCCTACCAGGTTATTGTACGGTTTTATTTCGTTTTGTCATCTAGATGACGGTTCTTCGTCCGACGAATGTGTCATCTATGGGCACGTGACATTGGCAGCCTAATTTTAAGGAGGTCTGTATGTATTTAACA contains:
- a CDS encoding Crp/Fnr family transcriptional regulator; the protein is MKIPASLATDFLLVAAHLKTARRSVFKDKALVYGSFEPEKVYVVEHGYVRLGATQADGRLTTRALLGKASIFGDLPFCPATSEQNGVAVASGETYVLELKRHALEAAVQQDEALRQLLLEIYGLQFRFLDRRLQWQFVMPLERRIATVLLDLICFGGKPCPHHPGYVLDIRLTHQELSELVLAARSNVTPILNTFRAQNVISYSRAYICVRTLDALAKIVGGVAMRNSASLGSRPAHYPPLYARTT